The Teredinibacter sp. KSP-S5-2 genome includes a window with the following:
- a CDS encoding GGDEF domain-containing protein, which translates to MLQKVTKIWMAMLILVSCVLLVWNEFGMNRELRIDAHSKLRLWSYDDRESGGMSVASVAKEGDEYVLRCEFSRSYRWPFCGFNLGPGPDPLTEGYDLSGYQTLELDLVASPKANAVRIFLRNYNPDYADPRNFRTLKVNELHFDPNKEVMPFVTELDKFQVAIWWVNEFSIPPALVERELTNVVNFGFGFSQNADEKLHELRFKSITFRGKWISRSSLQSIIIGTWIFSALVYLFVSFISTQRAIDAVKAEKEELEEINSALELERRELETLATRDSLTGVYNRFGLRGHLHSQSALVKQRKSDLSVIFIDLDNYKDINDDHGHAIGDQVLKSFAGLVEANTRTQDVFCRWGGDEFLLMCDNTALAEAVAIAEKLRTVISDYQWPPGVKVTCSFGVAEMDPDESIGSFIRRADVSLYKAKEAGRNKVVADLEEKRDSSIKLG; encoded by the coding sequence GTGTTGCAAAAAGTCACAAAAATATGGATGGCTATGCTGATATTGGTCAGCTGCGTATTGCTGGTCTGGAACGAGTTTGGAATGAACCGTGAGTTGCGCATTGATGCGCATTCCAAACTACGTTTATGGAGCTACGATGACCGTGAGTCTGGTGGCATGAGTGTTGCCAGCGTAGCAAAAGAGGGCGACGAATATGTATTGCGGTGCGAGTTCAGTCGCAGTTATCGCTGGCCATTTTGTGGTTTTAATCTGGGGCCAGGCCCAGATCCATTAACGGAAGGGTATGATCTTTCCGGTTATCAGACATTAGAGCTGGATTTAGTCGCCTCGCCCAAAGCCAACGCCGTTCGTATATTCCTTCGCAATTACAATCCCGATTACGCCGATCCGAGAAATTTCAGAACGCTAAAAGTTAACGAGCTGCACTTTGACCCCAATAAAGAAGTTATGCCGTTTGTTACCGAGTTAGATAAATTCCAGGTTGCTATCTGGTGGGTGAATGAGTTCAGTATTCCTCCTGCACTCGTTGAGCGTGAATTGACTAATGTGGTGAATTTTGGTTTTGGCTTTAGTCAAAACGCTGATGAAAAGCTGCATGAGTTACGTTTTAAATCGATTACTTTCCGCGGGAAATGGATTAGTCGAAGCTCGTTACAGTCGATTATTATCGGTACCTGGATTTTTTCAGCGCTGGTTTATCTTTTTGTTTCCTTTATATCCACGCAGCGAGCAATTGATGCGGTTAAAGCTGAAAAAGAAGAACTGGAGGAGATCAATTCCGCGTTGGAGTTGGAGCGAAGAGAATTAGAGACTCTAGCCACGCGGGACTCGTTAACCGGCGTATACAACCGGTTTGGTTTACGGGGACATCTGCATTCTCAGTCTGCACTGGTAAAACAGCGTAAATCTGATTTGTCAGTCATATTTATCGATTTAGATAATTACAAAGATATTAATGATGACCACGGGCATGCCATTGGTGATCAGGTCCTTAAATCGTTTGCCGGTCTGGTTGAAGCGAATACCCGAACTCAGGATGTCTTTTGTCGATGGGGAGGAGATGAGTTTTTGCTTATGTGTGACAACACAGCCCTTGCAGAAGCGGTTGCCATCGCTGAAAAGCTGCGCACGGTGATAAGTGATTATCAATGGCCTCCAGGCGTCAAGGTAACCTGCAGTTTCGGTGTGGCGGAAATGGATCCGGATGAATCAATCGGCAGCTTTATTCGTCGGGCAGATGTTTCCCTGTATAAAGCAAAAGAAGCAGGGCGAAACAAGGTTGTAGCGGATTTAGAAGAAAAAAGAGATAGCTCTATTAAATTGGGATAA
- a CDS encoding GGDEF domain-containing protein produces the protein MMTTHLKPLKLWVLGLVLVTAGLLVWHEYGMNKVIVIDADTPLKKWVYADNEQGGGSSGSIIRQGNELVLTCQYSKTYAFPYCGFMLGPGPGRISFDLTGYDRFEINLATSKAENPIRIFIHTFDDDYSNPDDVRTFRVHELHYNPKIEGNPFVATLEKFQVAMWWVNEFQVPPDKIRSDFKNVVAFAFGLNEAEQEIEHKLYFRSMRFMGKWISYAQLQLLIIMLWVASAALYLIFSFTSARKAVTRMRMQKKALVEINAALEIERKELETLATRDTLTGVYNRLGLRGHLHVQTDLVKLKRSALSLLFIDIDNYYVICERYGSNIGNEFLIQFCALIEEKTRDSDIFCRWGDDEFLLLCEGTSVQSAIIVAEKIRVATETHQWPLGIKVSCTIGVAEMNPEESIGDFIRRADNALAAAKSQGSNQVKADLGFVKPLAVD, from the coding sequence ATGATGACCACTCATCTGAAGCCATTAAAACTATGGGTGTTAGGCTTGGTGTTAGTTACTGCCGGATTACTGGTGTGGCACGAGTACGGCATGAATAAGGTTATTGTTATTGATGCCGATACGCCACTCAAAAAATGGGTTTATGCAGACAATGAACAAGGTGGTGGTAGTTCCGGTTCGATTATTCGGCAAGGTAATGAGTTGGTGCTTACCTGTCAGTACAGTAAAACCTATGCCTTTCCCTATTGCGGGTTTATGTTGGGCCCTGGGCCAGGAAGAATAAGCTTTGATTTAACCGGCTACGATCGCTTCGAAATTAATTTGGCTACGTCCAAGGCCGAGAATCCGATTCGAATTTTCATTCATACCTTTGATGATGATTATTCTAACCCCGATGATGTCCGAACTTTTCGTGTGCACGAACTACATTACAATCCAAAAATCGAAGGAAATCCCTTTGTTGCTACCTTAGAAAAATTTCAGGTTGCCATGTGGTGGGTAAATGAATTTCAGGTTCCACCCGATAAAATTCGCTCTGATTTTAAAAATGTGGTGGCTTTTGCTTTTGGTTTAAATGAAGCAGAACAAGAGATTGAGCATAAACTGTATTTTCGTTCAATGCGGTTTATGGGCAAATGGATAAGCTACGCTCAATTGCAGCTTTTGATTATTATGTTGTGGGTTGCATCTGCTGCCCTATATCTGATCTTTAGTTTTACTTCTGCCAGGAAGGCTGTCACCCGAATGCGAATGCAAAAGAAAGCTCTGGTGGAAATCAATGCGGCACTGGAAATTGAACGCAAAGAATTGGAGACTCTGGCAACTCGAGATACATTAACTGGTGTGTATAACCGGCTTGGATTGCGCGGACATCTGCATGTTCAAACTGATTTGGTCAAACTTAAACGCTCAGCACTATCATTGTTATTTATCGACATCGACAATTATTACGTTATATGCGAACGCTACGGGTCGAATATCGGCAATGAGTTTCTGATACAGTTTTGCGCGCTAATTGAAGAGAAAACCCGTGACTCGGATATTTTTTGCCGTTGGGGGGATGACGAATTTTTATTACTCTGTGAAGGAACATCGGTACAGTCAGCGATTATCGTGGCTGAGAAAATCCGTGTGGCAACTGAAACCCATCAGTGGCCCTTGGGGATAAAAGTGAGTTGCACTATTGGTGTAGCCGAAATGAACCCTGAAGAATCTATCGGTGATTTTATTCGTCGAGCAGACAATGCGCTTGCTGCGGCGAAATCGCAGGGCAGCAACCAGGTTAAGGCAGACTTGGGGTTTGTTAAACCTCTTGCGGTGGATTAG
- a CDS encoding MtrB/PioB family decaheme-associated outer membrane protein, with the protein MSFQSSFVFADTSAPRFPEGLDVSKWQCKYCVFPKGLEGEIELGVGIPSDSSYKFGEYNGLEEDDPYAVFNASLSYRGDNALFYNLTIQDLGLETRELTLETGKQGKYELSFAYDKLTHHLSDAATPFAFSDSSHLVLPTDWTAIATTQEMDEELSSVEIKTEREQIKVSALFIPARSWETYLNVKHEIKEGNKLTGGAFYFNSAQLIEPIDYVTDEIELAATYTLKKWQSRIAYYGSKFTNNTNGLNWQNPFHPIVDGADMGQLALPQDNQAHHFSAVTGYQWGKTRLDGSLSVGQLSQDATDIAATLNSEIDPLTNTANISTKANTLNGHFRVNSVINRKFQLKASYRQNERKNKTESHTYAWVSSDSFVNAPRRNLPYSFKTQLSDIEGIYRVTSKIKLRGGYNHEEKQRSNQEVEKSVEQSYWAKLRFRLSNIADLQVKTVQSERDSENYSIVSDITPEQNPLLRKYNLADRDRSLNKVSANFFINERITIDLSYQDIENEYSNSLIGLTESDEQSYGIDFSMLVTDSLHLHTYVNQETIESDQAGSHDFSLPNWFLTNEDTIDTYGANIEYRFWDEKVKLNLNYYESHSVGKTLIDVYTGTENFPEFSTDLSSLTLSLDYKLSDSMSVKLKYLYEELEAEDWTRDNLTPDTLNNVLSAGYVSPDYDLSVTAISFSYRF; encoded by the coding sequence ATGAGCTTTCAAAGCTCGTTTGTTTTTGCCGATACCAGCGCACCCCGTTTTCCAGAAGGCTTGGATGTTTCAAAATGGCAATGCAAATATTGCGTTTTCCCCAAAGGGCTGGAAGGTGAAATTGAGCTCGGCGTTGGTATTCCATCAGATTCCTCCTATAAATTTGGCGAATACAATGGTCTGGAGGAAGACGACCCCTACGCTGTATTTAATGCCTCTCTCAGTTACCGGGGAGATAACGCACTTTTCTATAACCTCACCATTCAGGATCTGGGTTTAGAAACACGGGAATTAACACTGGAGACGGGTAAGCAAGGTAAGTATGAGCTTAGCTTCGCCTACGACAAATTAACCCATCATCTCAGCGATGCGGCGACACCATTCGCGTTTAGCGACAGCAGTCATCTGGTTTTGCCAACAGATTGGACTGCAATTGCTACAACTCAGGAAATGGATGAAGAGTTGTCCTCGGTAGAAATTAAAACTGAACGGGAGCAAATAAAAGTCAGCGCTTTATTTATTCCGGCCCGTAGTTGGGAAACATACTTAAATGTGAAACACGAGATCAAAGAAGGAAATAAACTCACCGGAGGGGCATTTTATTTTAATTCCGCCCAGCTTATTGAACCCATTGATTACGTTACAGATGAAATAGAACTAGCTGCAACTTACACCCTAAAAAAATGGCAATCGCGCATTGCTTATTATGGTTCCAAATTTACTAACAATACCAATGGATTGAATTGGCAAAACCCTTTTCACCCCATAGTCGACGGTGCCGACATGGGGCAACTGGCATTACCCCAGGACAACCAGGCTCACCACTTCTCCGCGGTCACTGGCTACCAATGGGGCAAAACCCGCTTGGACGGAAGTTTATCTGTCGGCCAGTTATCACAGGATGCGACCGATATTGCTGCAACACTGAACTCCGAAATTGACCCGTTAACCAATACAGCAAACATCAGCACCAAAGCGAACACTCTAAACGGGCATTTTCGCGTAAATTCGGTAATCAATCGCAAGTTTCAACTGAAAGCCAGTTACCGCCAGAATGAAAGGAAAAATAAAACAGAAAGCCACACTTACGCCTGGGTGAGCAGCGATAGCTTTGTGAATGCTCCAAGAAGGAATTTACCCTACTCCTTTAAAACCCAACTAAGTGATATCGAAGGTATCTATCGTGTCACATCAAAAATAAAACTTCGAGGCGGATATAATCATGAAGAGAAACAACGATCTAACCAAGAGGTAGAAAAATCTGTTGAACAATCATACTGGGCTAAACTTCGTTTTCGTTTAAGCAATATTGCTGACTTACAAGTAAAAACGGTGCAAAGTGAACGAGATAGCGAAAACTATTCCATCGTGTCCGATATCACACCAGAACAGAATCCATTATTAAGAAAATACAACCTGGCAGACAGAGATAGAAGCTTAAATAAGGTGTCCGCCAATTTTTTTATCAATGAACGAATTACCATTGACCTTTCCTATCAAGACATAGAAAACGAATATTCCAACTCATTGATTGGATTAACTGAAAGCGACGAACAAAGTTACGGCATAGATTTTTCTATGCTGGTCACCGATTCCCTACACCTGCATACATACGTAAATCAGGAAACCATTGAATCGGATCAAGCCGGCAGCCACGACTTTTCCCTACCAAACTGGTTCTTAACCAATGAAGACACCATTGATACCTACGGTGCAAATATCGAATATCGATTTTGGGATGAAAAAGTAAAACTGAATCTCAACTACTACGAAAGTCATTCTGTGGGAAAAACATTGATTGACGTGTACACAGGTACGGAAAACTTTCCCGAATTTTCGACAGACTTATCGTCTCTGACGCTTTCTCTGGATTATAAACTGAGTGACTCAATGTCAGTGAAATTGAAGTACCTGTATGAAGAGCTGGAAGCAGAGGATTGGACTCGGGATAATTTAACACCGGACACACTTAACAACGTTCTCAGTGCAGGCTATGTATCGCCAGATTATGATTTGTCAGTCACCGCAATATCATTTAGCTATCGTTTTTAG
- a CDS encoding DmsE family decaheme c-type cytochrome, producing the protein MRHVTLSLIVFSLIPISLFSLNALSAEEKRVELPAAAMQSVSEIEYTRKGADTCIKCHDQDSEFPVFDIFKTKHANIGDSRTPFSGLQCEACHGPGVKGIKFMEEALEAGSHVGRVKPGEKRPPIMNFGPKSNESVEAQNTMCLECHSDDKHIQWQGSPHQLGEVACADCHRVHTEHDPALTKSTQNQVCFNCHKKERADFFKYSNHPVRFGEMGCSDCHSSHSSNNSGSLVHATINDTCYSCHAEKRGPFIWEHAPAAEDCSLCHKPHGSSHPALLTKRAPMICRDCHSQDGHPSLSDTPDGLSNSNPSAMLLGNSCTNCHSQVHGSNHPSGVKMMR; encoded by the coding sequence GTGCGGCACGTAACCCTATCGCTAATTGTCTTTTCGCTTATACCTATCAGTTTATTTTCCCTTAATGCCCTGTCTGCGGAAGAAAAACGAGTTGAGCTACCCGCCGCCGCTATGCAATCAGTAAGTGAAATCGAATACACCCGAAAAGGGGCCGACACTTGTATCAAGTGTCATGATCAAGACTCTGAATTCCCGGTTTTTGATATTTTCAAAACCAAGCACGCCAATATCGGCGACTCACGCACACCTTTTTCCGGCTTACAATGTGAAGCCTGCCATGGGCCTGGTGTAAAAGGTATCAAGTTCATGGAGGAAGCCCTCGAAGCCGGTAGTCACGTTGGACGAGTAAAACCCGGAGAAAAGCGTCCACCAATTATGAACTTCGGCCCCAAATCGAATGAATCCGTGGAAGCACAAAATACCATGTGCCTGGAATGCCACTCAGACGATAAACATATTCAGTGGCAAGGCAGTCCGCACCAATTGGGTGAAGTCGCCTGTGCTGACTGTCACCGTGTACATACAGAACACGACCCCGCGCTGACCAAAAGTACACAAAACCAGGTTTGCTTTAACTGTCATAAAAAAGAACGCGCGGACTTTTTTAAATACTCCAATCACCCAGTGCGCTTCGGAGAAATGGGATGCAGCGATTGTCATTCCAGTCACAGCTCAAACAACAGTGGCTCGCTGGTTCATGCCACCATCAATGACACGTGTTACTCCTGCCACGCAGAAAAACGCGGTCCGTTTATTTGGGAACATGCGCCCGCAGCAGAAGATTGCAGTTTGTGCCATAAACCTCACGGCTCATCACACCCCGCTCTACTAACAAAGCGCGCTCCGATGATATGTCGTGATTGTCACTCACAAGATGGTCACCCTAGTCTTTCCGATACCCCTGATGGTTTGTCAAATAGCAACCCATCTGCAATGTTACTCGGTAATAGCTGTACCAACTGTCATTCACAAGTACACGGATCGAATCATCCATCCGGGGTCAAAATGATGCGCTAA